The Carassius gibelio isolate Cgi1373 ecotype wild population from Czech Republic chromosome B19, carGib1.2-hapl.c, whole genome shotgun sequence genomic interval ctaactttgttagcaactttgttggttgcaatacaatttcccattgccaaccaactaagttgctaacaggttagcaagtATGCTTtcgggaaacgcaccccagagcAGTTCTCTCAGTAAACACGTTCATGTGGTCATCAGGTGGAGGTGTTGTCTGCAGCCCCCGGGAAAGTGGTGTGTGAACTGAAGGTGGAGGAGGAGCACACTAACAAAGGAGGCACTCTTCACGGAGGACTGACAGCCACCCTGGTGGATATGATCTCCACCACCGCCATCATGTACAGCGAGAGAGGAGCTCCAGGGGTCAGCGTGGACATGAACATCACGTGAGCTTCTGCCTGACCTGTGTACAGGGCTGCTGCGTCATCCGCGGGGAAGACCTCAGTATCAGTGCTGTTACTCTTAAACAAAACGAGCTGTTTGCGCAATATGAATGAATCAATATAAGTTATGAAAAcatagaaatgctttttttttttttttgcaatttcctACTAAGATTACCAGATACTATTAACATTACtagaattaaaactgaaaaaatgctaaaacaaattaaattgtgaaatacaaaaatatgtttcGAAATATAAATTACCATAATAGTTACATAAATGGTTTCAAACACCTTGCTCAAAACAGCCCTTACATTTTTAGTTACGTTCTTCAGAGTATAATTTCAATATCATAATATCCTACAACTGTTGCATAAACAAGTGATAACACCATAAAACCACAACAGCATACCATATTCAGCTGTGCAGTGTTATACTGTTTGTTTGTctaattatacttttatttataacCTTTATTGGAAAGTGTTTTCATATTTTTGCCATATGTACTCATAATGAATGTATTAGGCTGTTTAATGCCTGGTTGCTACTGTGACatattggggcatgttgtcacatacTATACATTTTCCTTTgcttaataaatgacagaaatgtTCCAATAGCTtcttgtgtgtgtgaatatagaaaTAAGTGTGACTAATAGTCTtactcacaattaaaaaataaaatgacacccATTCAACATCTAAAATGTACTCTTGACAATTAAATTTGTTTGCTTTCTATTTAACAGATACATGAATGCAGCTAAAATTGGAGAGGATGTCTTGATAACAGCTCAGGTTTTGAAACAAGGACGGACTTTGGCATTTGCAACAGTAGATCTCACCAACAAGGCGAACGGAAAGCTCATTGCTCAGGGAAGACACACTAAACACCTCGGTAGCTGATTATGTACATGCCGTGTAACTGACATGAAACATGTTCTTTGTAACATTAATAAACTCCATTTGCTCGGATATGTTCAGCTGTGTTTATTTCAACAGAATTATTCAAACAATGGGTACATCGAAATAAAGACAAAGACCCACCTTCCCCTTCGACGTTCACTCAGAATTTCAAaagtgggagaaaaaaaagaaaggaatttTTATGCCTTCAGAACGGACAAAGATGGCTTACAGATACCAAGTCCCAAGCACTGCAATATTTAGTACTCTCAGAACAGGGTGGtctataaaagaaaaacaaatccgTAATGATCCATTTCAAGTTTCACTACGAAATTTCTCATTAGGTACAGAAGCTTGAACATCAGTCTCCCATCACATACCCACCACCAATGATTACATCCGGGTATCAGTAGCTCATATGTATATTTAGTGCTCAACTGGTGACAATAACCATCCCAACAATcccaagaaaagaaaaacagcatcagAATTCCTCCAAAAAGACAGTTTGTCAaccattttaaatatacaatcacACACTGCACCACCGTCCCATCAGGCACCACTCCTCCAGAAATGATAAAGCAAACAAGGTTTGTAATATTTTAGGCAAGGAATGACACTCAAATTAAAATGTCCAGCAAAAACTAAGGCAGTAACTGAATGAGAAGCAATGCCTACACCAAACGAGTTAACAAGTTTTGTTCACCTTGTAACAGAAGCCTTTTGAGGAAGACTACGCAGGCTCTTATGTCCTCAGTCACCGATTGTCATTACTCATGAAATCCCTACTTAATATGACAGACATGTTAACGATTCCTCATTACAGTGATGTTAAGGCCAGGCCAACACACCAGGACCACATGTGAGAAACCTCTGTCattggtttcctttttttttatgttttgttttggtaaCGCAAAGAGTTCCTTCAGTGACTGGTACTGTTGATGGTGCAGCTCCGAGAGAACAACCACTCAAAATCAATGTTCATGCAGGTTCAAATAAAAACTGATCAGAGAGGGGAGATGGGATGAACCAAAGCAAGACTGGTTGGGGGaaggatttaaaaacaaaaaaaggagctAAATTAAATCTCACGATGAAAATGAGTGGTTAACAAAATGGAGAGTTCCAAGCACAAGTTCATATTTATTCAGCTGAGGGATGTGTAGATGAGGTCAACTTGCTTCGAGGCCTCGAGGGGTGTCTTCCGTGCCTTTCACCTAGTCAGGCATGTATGGACGGAGGTGATCCTCAATGTCGCCAACCCCCCAACAGGTGAGCTGATCCTGTGGCAGGTAGAGACAGAGGCTGCACAACTTGAAAACTGTGAGCTTGGTTTTTGGAGTCTGTTGAAGAATGAAATTGCAAAATAATATTAGACTATTCTTAAATACTATATGATGCAATAAATATCTGGAATTGCAAGATGTATAGTTAACAGGaattcaataataatattttgctcAATGTTGATAAGCCAATaaattattagtatattattaataGTATAGTTATACAATAAATATGATGTTAATATACAGTGTATAATTAGTTGAGAATCACTAAAAACTCTGGTTACTACTGATAACCAAAAAATTATGTTGTTATTGTCAATAACCAATTAAAATGGCCACTGtgcaaattatattaaatgtatttattttcattgccaTCCTAGCATCTATGGCTATTTTCATGGCAAGATCAATgtattatttaagaaaataaataataataaacatagtaACAACAATGTAGTAATGAAAAGCAACACTTCACAAGCATCAATgtcaatataaacatttttcatttcattatcaGATAAATTTAAGATTATTCCTACTAAAACCTACAAACAATCACTTTTAATGTTACAAGTAAATTTAAGCATTCTATAATATAAAGCTTTGTAGtattgagatttgctaaagatcacacttaagtggaaaaaaaataaaaataaataaccccCTAATTTGATTGAGAATTAGATAAATGTACAatactgttacaaaaaaaaattaaaataaaatagtaaatattaccCATGGACTTTATAGAACCTACCTGTAAGTGCTGTCTGTCCACAAAGAGAAAGACGGACTGATTGGGGTTGTTCATAACCATCCCAGCCTTGTCCTTCCGACCAACAGCATGCAAAAACTGCTTTTCATAGTCTCCATGATGAAACTCAAACTTGGCCTGGAAATATTCAAAGTAAatgttagaatttgttgaagcacgTGTTTTCTGGCaggcccaataacaaagataacacgtcagcagcatcactgcagtgttgtgaacttgctcacaacagacacggaagagaagacaatgctgaataaagttgtagtttttgcaatttttggatcaaaatgtatttgatgcctcttaaaaaaaattctaactgaccctctgatgtcacactactttgatgatgtttttcttacctttctgaacatggacagtagaccgtacacacagtttcaatggagggactgagagctctcagactaaatctaaaatatcttaaactgtgttctgaagataaacggaggtcttacatgtttggaacgacatgaggatgagtgatTAACgacataatttttcatttttggatgaactaacccctTAATGGTTTGAACAAGCCCATATCCTCAAATACAATGTACGATAAGCAAGTACCACAATTTGTTTTGgtagaaattatatatacatacctgAACAGGCCTGAATGGTTCATGTTCAGCCCCTTTCCATCTGGAGAACAGGAGACAGACAATCTTCTCAATATCATTGCGGGGCCAAAGGATAAAGTCCATCTCCTGGGTACAACCGATCACATCCTGTACAGATTTAGAAATATCAGTGAGACACACAAAAAGTGTGATGACACATGGGTTTTTAGACGAGACCATTACTGTTGCAACACAGCTGACAGCAGCTTAATCTTCAACGGACAATGTTGAGAGTGAGCCGTGTTGTGTGCCAACACTTACTCTACGCATCGACTGGTAACGAGGCGCGTGTAACTGCACCACATCTTTCTGGAGAAGCTCTAGAGAACTCTCTAAGGAGTAGCTCGTATCCTTCACGCCTTTAAGGATATTTTCCTCATAGTTGTTGGCCATCACAGGTACCACCTCAGCTACTTCGAAGAGAGCGGACTTCTTTTTCTGTAAACGTTGGAAAAGTGAGAATCCTGGACAAACAGTCAATCATTTCTCAGCTTCACACGGAATCATTTAACGTACCTTTTCCTTAAACACAAAGGCAATGTAGATCTTGAAGTCGAACTGATCGGCCAGAGATTCCCGTTTCTTCCGCAGCTGGGCGCGGAGTCGGTTTCTTGTTTGATTCCGGCGAGAATTTGGGTCTCCCATTGTTACGGACAGTACTATTCTCCTTAAGCAGACTATTTTCTTTTTTCGCTTTTTATTTCCTTGACAGTAGACTATGTGGTTTACAAAcccttttaaaaactaaataagctGTAACCAAGCACTACCTGCAGTACATACTCATTTGAATTAACGAACAAAGATAGCAAAACCAGATCAAGCCATTTTTAATCAATGTGGGTAGTGCACTTGGGCCAGTTTTGATGTGTTAcaccatttttaaaacaaacaatcaaGCCAAGGCTAAGTGTAAGCTAAAAGAAACCACTCGTAGAACACGACCTGAtcaattaggattttttttcttcttttcgtTTTATCACTAAATAAAGGACAGACAGTtttgtgtttgtctctgtgtgtgtgaggggaaaGATCCCGGTCTTCAGATAAATAAATCTGGTTTAAAGTTATCTAAACAGCTGACCTAGAGATTTGACTTTGGAAAGTCTCTTCCTGGATGGGCTCTTACTTGTCTTCATGTCTTTGAATAAACGGTCTCGTAAAAGCACATCTGAATGACAGGTGAGAAAGACAACCATGGCAAAGAAATGCAGATGCCATGAGATCTTGGCACAGAGGAAGAACACAGAGTTTGCTGGACATCTTGGAATTTAAGGGCATAAAATTGGCCCACTAGCTCTCCTGCCACGGTTGAGTTTCATtgtgaggcttttattttgtggCTGGCTAGCAAACTAATGCTAGCTAAGCTGAATACAAATAACCTGGTTGCAGGGAGCTACATCTCTTTTTTATCCAGTATGAGATCTAGGAGAGCATTCAAAGCTAGTATTCATCATTAAACCGACTGTTACATTTTGGGGACGTTTTGCCTGTTTTCTGTTTGTTATCGCGATGTTAACAGAGACTGGCTTCGATGAGTGGCTGGCTAACGTAACTGGCTAACTATTGTTTCtcgacatatttatttatttttttactagagTTGACTTCGAAGCCCGTTGCGATCCGAGCAAGTACTTCAAAACAATTCGAACGCGTCTTAATACACCGAGCTTGGTTCAAAACCCCGGCCCGGATAGATCGATCCTAGGCGGAGGTTTATATTGATGGTCTCCCGTTTGTTTTCGATCTTCTCCACAGTCGTCACACACGCGTGTAAGCCATGTCAAGATAAAGTGACAAACCGACCGAAGTCCTCCGTTCTCTCAGGTAACAGACGGCGGCATCTGCGTCGCGGTGGACCCATAATGATGGAAGAAAGGTGTGAAATGTCTTTCGAGCGATTCTTTCGACTGTTTCAGCCCTTTTATCTGCGTTTGTCTGGAAAATAACAAGCGCTCCTCGCTGAACAAACAACTCAAGATGGCCGCTGCGCGCACGTGACGGAGGAGGAGCTCGAGCTGCTGTCAGCTGCGTTCATGAAGGCCAGTGTTCACCGTTTTGTTTAACTTACCCGAATTTACCCGAGTAAAAACAGTAGGTGGAGTCGGTTGTAGCTGTTAAGAGGattcaattattaaaaagtacTTAAATTGTGAAAACTTGGAGGATAGACAAGTTGAGTGTAGATACGGATATAATTTCTCaaccaattaaataaaatgttattgtcGACATAATTTACAAATAATTGCGTAGTACTCACCTTAAAAACGGACACTATTTTTGAAGTGGATAGAAATTATAATATTCTTATTGTGAAATCAAATATccccttaataaaaacaataacaaaaaaaatcccTTTGTTGGCTGTTTGTTTACGTCAGCCTCTCTATCCGCGCGAGTCCCGGAGTCACGTGACGGTACGAAGGCAGTACTTAAGCCAGTGGCGCGCTCCTCATTCTCCAACTGATGAGCTGATTCGGGTTATTGAGAGCAGTGTGTTTATTGTAATTTTCGTAAGTATTCTCTTTATCTTGTCTTTTATGTTGGTTTCTGTTTAAGTTGAGTTGTTTGatactttttgttaatattttgaagaaatggccatgtgtttttaaatgtagtcTCTACGAGAGTTGCTGGATTCGTCGTCTGAACACAAACAGAGGCCTACACCGCTTTTGATCTATGGTTGCCCCTTTTCTAAAAACCGATATCTAAAAACTTTTGGATATAAATGAGTGTTATAAAGTCAACGGTTTAATTTGTAATCTACTGTATCAAGTTTCAGCTGTTGTGTAAGGTGctgtaacttattttaaaaaggtcTTGTTAAATCTAAAGAGACTAACTGATAGATTAGGATAATGGGTGTGTCAGCTACACAAGACTGTATCTTCACTTCTGCTGAAAACGATTAGCATAATTGTGTTTCCAAGAAAAGGGCTATAAAACCTGTGCTTAATCAAAAAACTGGTAATCTCTCATCAAGAGAATCTTTAAAGCAATTATCAGTAAACCAGAAGACAAGTGTAGGAGAATGGAGATTAAATTATTTCCAAGTCAAAATGACTCGAGCCAAATGTGATGGTTCAATTTATGAAACTCACTGAAGTTACTGAACTCTTCTAGGTGAAAACATGAGCTCCATCAGAAGACCCAAGCATGCAGAGAATTCCTCTGAAAACATCAAGGTATGTGACCATGTCTTGCCTTAGGCTCCTTGGATGCAATTATTTCAGTTACTACACAAAACTCTGACTGCTGAACCAATGTCCCGTTGAGTGATTAAATAATGGGGTTTTGAAAGAAACTGGCAACACAACCATTAACTGATTAATGTCAGATAAAAAGCTAGGCATTCGTGTTTCTTATAGTGGCCATGTAGTGACCTCCTAGATACTTTTAATTCATTTGGATTACTTATTATCTGCTGGCGTGTTGTCAAAAAAGGAACTAATGCGGTCAACACATTGCAACATGTCTTTAACTTGATAAAAATCCCCATTTAGGACCAACTTCTCTCCAACCTAgctctgtttttaaattaatcattgcCCATGTGTTGAAATCCAGTGACCGTGCATCCATCTGCCACTGTATTGTTAAAGTGAAAACATTAACTAACTCCAAACTTGCAGTTGGTCATAAGGAGACTTCTGTGGTGAGTTCCCACGGTAATTACAGGTTAAAGAATGTTGTAGCAAGATAAAAATGCAAACGGCCCAATAGCTGCTCGTGGGAATTGGAGGTGTTTACAGCATGCAGCTGATGTGTGGCCTGCCCCTTTCCCACGCTTGTTAGAAATGTTGATCTGCAGAGTTACTCTGATACCTTGCTTGTTGCCGTCTCCTACTGACATCTTAACTGGTGTAAGAGGAGAAGAATGACTGTTGAGGCAGGTGAATGGAGCCTTTTACTGTGTGCTTTGGTAGAGTTGCTTAACTTTCATTCTCACCGAAATTGCCCTTTTCTTTTCTCAGAAGTTCTTTGTAGTACCAACATCTGGAGTGGGATCAGGGAGGAGGACCCTGAAAGTCCTTCAGCCGTCTGCTGTCAATAAGAACCTTGGTCGTATTGAGGTACCTGTTGGTGGTTCCATTTTTGGATGTTACGAAGTGTAAGCGCTTTAGTTGGAGGGGTAATGTTGAAGACTGTCATCCTGTTTAGAATGGCAAAGCAGTTCCAAAGAGAAAGATGTGGAGTGCTGAGCAGGCGAAGGGATCGAAGAGGGTTAAAGCAGAGGTGGCTGTCAAGTCCACAAGTCCAGAGGATGAAAACCAGCCTGAGGGGGTCACGCAAGAGGCCTATGAGCTCATGATCCAAGGTAAATGATGCCCTGTCCAGTTTGGAAAAGTTGATTTCCATTAATGCAAAAGCAGTGCCTGTTAATACGGTCACTGTTAATGTTTGCAATGTAAGGGTGATTGACTGTTCCTGTAACatgggatattttttttttttttttttttcttcagaaactcCAGGGTCATCCTACTGGAAGGAGGTAGCAGAAGAGAGGAGAAAAGCCCTGTTCAGTGTTCTCCAAGAGAATGAAAAGGTCTGTTAATCTACATAAATTAATGAGaatgctttcattttatttttttcttgtctctatTGGGCTGAAGTTCTATAGTAAAGGTTTTGTGGTGGTGGGGGGTTTCTTTTGTCCGCTTAAAAGCGGCTTTCTATAGTTTTGATTCTTAATCTCTTAAACGCTCCGCTCGTTTGACTAGATATCCTGAACTTCATTTCCAAATTAGTTGCACAAAGACATTGAAGCCAAAGACGAACAGATTGCTCAGCTGAAGAGTGAAAATGAGGAGTTGCAGGAGCTGGCACAGCATGTACAACACATGGCTGACATGATTGAAGTAAGTGCTCCGTGTACAGCTCTTAATCCACTTGAAGCCTGACATCACTGTTTCTAGGTCCAAGTGTTTTAAGATGCCTAAAGAAAACCAACTAATCTGCACAGTAGTCCTACTGAATCCTGATTCTTATCTTCATACATACAGAATCTCAgggtacataattttttttttttttaatccttttatAAAATCAAATTGTTCCATGGCAATGCAGCTATTGTTGATAATTCACACAAGTCTCTGGAAACCACTAAACCGGTTTTattcatgccaggccagtagtggGTGACACAACTTTGCAAAGAGACCCCAGGCATTTGCGCACTTACCTACAAGTTGTGGGTCACCATTTTCAGAAGTTGATGGGTTTTTGTAGTTTACACCGTGACCATAGCAGTATTATTACTGCTTTGACCTGGGAAGCCGTATTTGTGTCACAAGAGCATAGTGGTGATAGTGTGTGTGTAACTGCCATTAGTGTGTGACCTCAATGTCCTGAGTTCTGTCTCCAAGTAATCAAAGTCTTATTTCTTTCAGAGATTAACTGGTAAGAGTCCAGACAGTCTAGAGGAGCTGCGTGAAATAGCGTTTGATGctgaagaggaagatgaggaacAACATGGGGATGAGAGCGAAGCAGATGAGAGCCAGGACAGTGTTGAACATGGGACCGAACCGTCACATGACCATAATGTGCCACATAAGGATAATTCCGCAACAGAAGAAAGCTGAAATTATGCCAACTGAAAAAAACCTTTATGAACCTGTCTggttttatttgaacatttcttTGCCGTTGAGAACCGATTTGCACCTTtttgttttaatactttttacCTTTGCTGTAAACtagctttatttaatttttatttcagtaccTGTAGTTAATGTGCATGTTCACTGCCAGTgtacatatataaaattgaatGCATACAATGGAAATAAACTCATATTTTGTACACATGCTTTTTAATGATTTACCTAACATGTGACCACTCTTAGTGGAAGTGTGGCCCTTCAGCTCATCTTCCTCATGCAAAGCATCTTTCATCGAGCTCTGCCGGAATCCTAAAGCCCTGATAAGCTCCTGAGCGTAGTTTAATGGCCATTTCTCCCAGTCCAGACTCGCCAGTTTCTCCAGATTGGACTGCAGGGCCTCTGAGTCCTTGAGGTGGCAGATGATTGGGATATTGTGGCAACAGAGGATGTTGAGAAGGTAGCAGCTCCAGCGCTGTGATGTAAAGGAGAGTTTGCTGGTTGGAGCTACAAACTCGAGCAGGGTGTCTGGGAGCCCAAGTGCTTGTGCTTTGTTTTGGTTGGCGATGTGGAGATAGCAGATTGCACTGAGGCCTTCAAGAAGTTGAATGACGTGCTGATCCATAAGGCCTGGTGTTTTCAGGAGCTCCATCATGCTTGCCATGTAGTTGTCTGCTGCTTGAGCTGCATGTTCATAACCTCCTAAAACAGTATAGAAGTTAGTAGGGTCTAGAACCATAAAAGCCCTTGCTGTGTTTCACTTACCATGTGGACTGTTTTTGCTCCCTTTCATCAGTGGTAATGGTTCCAAGCTAGAAATATTAGACATGTTTTCCAGAAAACTTTGTAGAAAAAGCACTTTCAAGGaccttttgtgtgtgtattgaaaGGACCTGTGGAAACCCTATATTTGACAAGCTGGAATCTGAGGCTGCATCAAatcaaaatgttaaaaatcacctttaaagttgtccaaattaagttcttagcaatgcagaaTTAAGTTTTGAGATATTTACGATAGTAAATTTACAAAACCTCTACATGGAACCCGATTTGTActtattctaatgatttttggcataaagttTAACAAATACAACGTATGATTTATATATACCAGTGCTACTTATTTCTGGTTTTGTGGTACAGGTTCATGAATGTAGTAACGTTACATACCACAGCCATTGGTAACTACCATAGACTAACGTTACTCAATGCGCAGCTTTTATTACTTGCTTTGTTTTGAACGCATTGTTTCCAACGATTCACTGACCCCTTCATTAAGACCAGCCGCTGGCGGTTTtggttttatatttcataatatcactTAATAAGATTAAAAAGGCGTCCTCCTGTAATATAGAAACGTTTTGGTTTTTTCATCACCTGTGTAACTTAATATCCCGATGTCCCGAGCTGCGCCTGCTCTCACCGCCACGGGCAGCAGCGTATTCCGGATCAGTCGACCAGCCTCGAGGATCTTATTTTTGTGGCTTCTGTCTGGTCTTTCCAGGCCAGAGGAAAAATAAGGCTTGATGTAATTGTCGTACAATGAGGAGAGGAGCCGAGGCATGCGTCTGCCTGTCTCGAAACACtttgcaaaaagttttttttcaaaaCGGAACGTTGTTTTCATTTCATGCAGCTCGGTATCGTGACATCATCCATTTAGTACGTTTTCACAAAAGAATTCATAAAATGCCTTCTACACTAAGAAAAACATGTCCATTTGCTTCAGAAAAATTTTATTACCTGAATGGAATGTGAATTTAGTTCTTTGCCATGGACTGGATCATGAAACAGCttgaacttgtgtgtgtgtgtgtgtatatatatataatgtattgtaCTGTAATGAGCAACAGCTGTTCTAATGTCTGCACATCCGCAGCTCTTGAAACTCTCATATTGTGCATGTAGTAAAAACTGTTTAACATTTACCATGCACTACAGGCATTAAAAACAGCACAATTCCATATCTgacaattttgtaaaaatacattttattgccaCTTTCAGCAGAGGAAATACAGTAAACTCATAAAAATGAAACAGTGAGGGAACATTAGCACTGTGACATTAAGTGAAATCTGCTTTCATTCAAACAATAGTTGCTAAAGCTATTGCAAGCTGTGTGCTCAAGCTCTGGACACATACaataacacactcacaaaacCATATTAACAACAGCTTTCCTATCAAGAAGgacattaatttacatttgaatGAGGGTTGAACAATAAATGCAGTTGAAGTTCACTGAGCTTCTGTCTGAGATGAGTACGAGGAAATAAATGTTAATTCATCCTCCTCCTTTGATATCTCCAGGAGTGATCACCAATGCCCAGGGTTAAATACTGTAATGGTTATCATTAGACAAAGAAAGCAAGAAAACACAGCCAACTAAATACAGAAACACAgcataaaaaagtattatttttgaaCGTCTGTTATAGATAATTCTGATAAATAGAAACCACAAAATGGCCTTAAATATATTGACTTCTGTATCATTATGGCTTTCGGCGTTTGTGCGGTAAATGCCAAATAACTTGTTAAGAAACAATCTTACCAAAACAGTTGTGCTTGTGAGGCATATACTTGCGTAACCTTTCTGTACTTGGTACATTCCTCGAAATGTGCTCCTTTGATAGATTTAAGCCCCTGCTTCCGTACAATTCTCAATGTCATagaaaatattgcaaaaatagGTCGGGTGAACTACAAAACGGCGTTTTAATTGCCGCCATAAGCATAAATTTACATTTGAGAGCGTTAAAGATCAACACAGGGTGTGTAAACGTGTCAAAACGAGGCAAGCTTTTGTTTAGCAAAGAGCATTTTCTCTGGTCATGTGCATTAGCATACTGAAAAGACATTTAG includes:
- the cb19h6orf62 gene encoding uncharacterized protein C6orf62 homolog, which encodes MGDPNSRRNQTRNRLRAQLRKKRESLADQFDFKIYIAFVFKEKKKKSALFEVAEVVPVMANNYEENILKGVKDTSYSLESSLELLQKDVVQLHAPRYQSMRRDVIGCTQEMDFILWPRNDIEKIVCLLFSRWKGAEHEPFRPVQAKFEFHHGDYEKQFLHAVGRKDKAGMVMNNPNQSVFLFVDRQHLQTPKTKLTVFKLCSLCLYLPQDQLTCWGVGDIEDHLRPYMPD
- the gmnn gene encoding geminin is translated as MSSIRRPKHAENSSENIKKFFVVPTSGVGSGRRTLKVLQPSAVNKNLGRIENGKAVPKRKMWSAEQAKGSKRVKAEVAVKSTSPEDENQPEGVTQEAYELMIQETPGSSYWKEVAEERRKALFSVLQENEKLHKDIEAKDEQIAQLKSENEELQELAQHVQHMADMIERLTGKSPDSLEELREIAFDAEEEDEEQHGDESEADESQDSVEHGTEPSHDHNVPHKDNSATEES
- the acot13 gene encoding acyl-coenzyme A thioesterase 13, translated to MASMSLNTIKQIMRAMADSPGFDRVLSKVEVLSAAPGKVVCELKVEEEHTNKGGTLHGGLTATLVDMISTTAIMYSERGAPGVSVDMNITYMNAAKIGEDVLITAQVLKQGRTLAFATVDLTNKANGKLIAQGRHTKHLGS
- the LOC127979610 gene encoding armadillo-like helical domain-containing protein 2, whose protein sequence is MKTTFRFEKKLFAKCFETGRRMPRLLSSLYDNYIKPYFSSGLERPDRSHKNKILEAGRLIRNTLLPVAVRAGAARDIGILSYTGGYEHAAQAADNYMASMMELLKTPGLMDQHVIQLLEGLSAICYLHIANQNKAQALGLPDTLLEFVAPTSKLSFTSQRWSCYLLNILCCHNIPIICHLKDSEALQSNLEKLASLDWEKWPLNYAQELIRALGFRQSSMKDALHEEDELKGHTSTKSGHMLVNMHINYRY